One stretch of Caloenas nicobarica isolate bCalNic1 chromosome 2, bCalNic1.hap1, whole genome shotgun sequence DNA includes these proteins:
- the LOC135985808 gene encoding solute carrier family 22 member 13-like, producing MSGIGEILKTVGEFGPFQKWLVLLTLLPCLSVAFHQFCQLFMVPNVPHHCDTSWIRAIGPNLTEEEQLNLTLPRDADGAYEQCSMYSPVDWDLGSIVAYGLNDTEKCSSGWVYPPAQPPSLLTEFDLVCDRKDLNDISQSIYMMGMFLGALIFGPLSDRIGRRPVILISIFLQGLFGVAIAFVPHFYVYMAFRCVVGASVSGITMTILSLATEWIGASSRPMAVLMSHCCFAIGQMILAGLSYGIRNWRLLEIAGSAPTFALFFYIWVLPESARWLVTQGRIEEAKKVLKKAASINKRTIPPGLLEQLKPETQTKSGSILDLFRKKHLLKVTLIMSCAWFVNSLVYYGLSLNVTNFGLDIYLTQLAFGAVEIPARLGCILLLQWFGRKKSQAVLLLLSGLVCLIIIGIPEDQPMVTTVLATIGKFAASASFSTSYVYTAELFPTVVRQTGVGLCSMSARVAGIVAPLIRLLSQYHRAIPMAIYGTAPVVGGLLCVLLPETRGMDLVDDTGGSHPKAEVHENANSSSGNGHGKGKGGGQDNEYTKTTYF from the exons ATGTCAGGCATCGGGGAAATTTTGAAAACGGTTGGTGAGTTTGGGCCGTTTCAGAAATGGCTGGTGCTGCTCACCTTGCTTCCCTGCCTCAGTGTGGCTTTCCACCAGTTTTGCCAACTTTTTATGGTTCCAAACGTGCCACATCACTGCGACACCAGCTGGATCCGTGCCATTGGCCCCAACCTGACCGAGGAAGAGCAGCTGAACCTCACCCTGCCCCGGGACGCGGACGGGGCGTACGAGCAGTGCTCCATGTACTCACCGGTGGACTGGGACCTTGGCTCCATCGTGGCCTATGGGCTGAACGACACGGAGAAGTGCAGCAGTGGCTGGGTGTACCCCCCAGCACAGCCGCCGTCCCTGCTGACCGAG TTTGACCTGGTGTGTGACAGGAAGGACCTGAATGACATCTCCCAGTCCATCTACATGATGGGGATGTTCCTAGGAGCCTTGATCTTTGGGCCACTAAGTGACAG GATCGGCCGCCGGCCAGTCATTCTAATCTCCATCTTCCTTCAGGGCTTGTTTGGTGTGGCAATTGCCTTTGTGCCCCATTTCTACGTGTACATGGCCTTCAGATGTGTTGTGGGGGCTTCGGTGTCAGGGATCACCATGACAATACTGTCCTTAG CTACAGAATGGATCGGTGCCTCCTCCCGGCCAATGGCAGTGCTTATGTCTCACTGCTGTTTTGCCATCGGACAGATGATTTTGGCTGGCTTGAGTTACGGTATTCGCaactggaggctgctggagaTTGCAGGATCTGCTCCAACGTTTGCCCTTTTCTTCTACATCTG GGTGCTCCCAGAATCAGCTCGGTGGCTGGTGACACAAGGCAGAATAGAAGAAGCCAAGAAGGTCCTTAAGAAGGCAGCATCCATCAACAAGCGCACCATCCCGCCAGGACTCCTTGAGCAG CTGAAACCTGAGACACAGACCAAATCTGGAAGTATTCTGGATCTCTTTCGGAAGAAACATCTCCTGAAGGTGACTTTAATCATGTCATGTGCCTG GTTTGTGAACAGCCTTGTCTACTATGGGCTGAGTCTGAATGTGACAAATTTTGGTCTGGACATCTACCTGACACAGCTTGCCTTTGGAGCGGTGGAAATCCCAGCCCGTCTTGGTTGCATCTTATTGCTGCAGTGGTTcgggaggaagaaaagccagGCTGTTCTCCTGCTGCTGAGTGGCCTGGTGTGTCTGATCATCATTGGCATCCCTGAAG ACCAGCCCATGGTGACCACTGTCTTGGCCACCATTGGCAAGTTTGCagcctcagcctccttctccacCTCCTACGTCTACACCGCAGAGCTCTTCCCCACAGTCGTCAG GCAGACCGGCGTGGGGCTGTGCTCGATGTCGGCACGGGTGGCAGGGATCGTGGCCCCACTGATCCGCCTCCTAAGCCAGTACCACCGGGCCATCCCCATGGCCATCTACGGGACTGCCCCCGTGGTGGGGGGGCTGCTCTGCGTCCTGCTGCCCGAGACCCGCGGCATGGATCTGGTAGATGACACGGGGGGCAGCCACCCCAAAGCTGAG GTCCACGAAAATGCCAACAGCAGCTCAGGAAATGGACACGGGAAAGGAAAAGGCGGTGGTCAAGACAATGAGTACACGAAGACCACTTACTTCTAG